A stretch of DNA from Deltaproteobacteria bacterium:
CCGGTTCGTCGGCGAGCACGGACCGGTGGGGGAGCCGCGCGGCAGCTGGGTGTGGCTGACCGACGGAGGCCAGCGAGTCGGCGTGGTCGCCCGCACGCGGACGGGCGTGAAGCCGGTATTCGTCTCGCCCGGTTTCGCGGTCACCGTGTCGGACGCCGTCGAAATCGTGCTCGCCACGACCGCGGGGTACCGGATGCCGGAGCCGATCCGGCAGGCTCAGATGCTGGCGAACGAAAAGAAGCGGCGCACGAGCGTCGCGAGCTCCGTCACCGTGAGCTGACCGGGTGCCGTCGGCGTGCCGACGTGCCCGTACGTGAAGAGCGAGCCGGCCGCCGGAAGGAGCACCCGCGCGAGCGTCCCGGCTGGCCCCATGGCCACCGTCACGATGCCGCGCCGGCGGGCGGCCAGCGTGACAGCGAGCATCGTGCGGACGTCTTCGATATCGCGCGCCGTCGCGGCGAGCTTGGTCACATCCGCGCCCATCGCCTCGGCGCGGTCGACGAGCGGGAGGAGCGCATCCGCCGGCGGCGTCGCGTCCATGGCGTGCGCGGACAGGATGACCGTACGGCCGGCGGCGCGCGCGCGCGGGACCAGCTC
This window harbors:
- the aroD gene encoding type I 3-dehydroquinate dehydratase, producing the protein MTREVAIGAVRLSAELPRIVAAGGQAALDALVAADGADLVELRADLFDDPRPPTIVAALERVRAAGRPVILTVRAAAEGGRRLTEAARRELYVAGLAHADAIDIEIASTALATELVPRARAAGRTVILSAHAMDATPPADALLPLVDRAEAMGADVTKLAATARDIEDVRTMLAVTLAARRRGIVTVAMGPAGTLARVLLPAAGSLFTYGHVGTPTAPGQLTVTELATLVRRFFSFASI